A genomic window from Vigna radiata var. radiata cultivar VC1973A chromosome 2, Vradiata_ver6, whole genome shotgun sequence includes:
- the LOC106755210 gene encoding condensin complex subunit 2 isoform X2, with the protein MAETLSPNPLVGQKQRFRIQSPTSTFFLGSNNDQLERAEARAARAAAIRRKSLGFSQPLLANSDPCLNKQQILDLFQNCIKLASENKINQKNTWELNLIDHLTDIIKAEQEDDSETNFQKASCTLEAGVKIYSLRVDSVHSEAYKVLGGMNRAGQEAEQDASLDGANIDSGGEESRKETNKKLSPLSTLESSFEALNVKKFDAAFVVDPLYRQTTAKFDEGGAKGLLMNNLGVYGGCRVLFDSLEVPAKCMAKQNQSDISDTIDLSFVKDCIEQMVLDMRVKDEISPTLTTIVNLFDESNRRPTDVQHHDNNLAEDLDTSFNNESGFDREEYENSNAWSDDHDDHMVVADVGYNDDADPSFPNFPQDSDGPFPSPDADMDDRFDSVDGYLFLSLGLNSKQNAWAGPDHWKYRKSKEVHPTSEDGSTLKSRQPKSKRQAEVELNFTNSLEKEMLDIFSSPKNPKSLLLPESKLPCNTKLPEDCHYQPEDLVKLFLLSNVKCLGRRANRFPDGAREQSNEYESFPTWDNGSVGGDDFGDYGGDLHSDVEDSNTLISQPRQVNKIEVQYDKTSKQVDVHALKITIWDHVQESVKLPSQGQKDTLSFRNMLATFPSECNAAATVSDISPHLCFICLLHLANEKGLSIQNCSNLDDLTIFLPHVADSVRGTV; encoded by the exons ATGGCGGAAACCCTAAGCCCCAACCCATTGGTGGGTCAGAAGCAGAGGTTCCGCATTCAGTCCCCCACCAGCACCTTCTTCTTGGGCTCCAACAACGACCAGCTCGAGCGGGCCGAGGCCCGCGCGGCCCGCGCAGCCGCCATCCGCCGCAAGAGCCTCGGCTTCAGCCAACCTCTTTTGGCCAACTCGGATCCCTGCCTCAACAAACAGCAAATCCTCGATTTGTTCCAAAACTGCATCAAACTAGCCAGCGAGAAT AAAATTAATCAGAAAAATACATGGGAGTTGAACCTGATCGATCACCTTACTGATATCATCAAGGCCGAACAAGAAGATGACTCGGAGACTAATTTTCAAAAA GCAAGCTGCACTCTTGAGGCTGGAGtcaaaatttattcattaagaGTAGATTCAGTGCATTCTGAGGCATATAAAGTTCTTGGTGGGATGAATAGAGCAGGCCAAGAAGCTGAGCAAG ACGCTAGCCTGGATGGTGCTAATATTGACAGTGGAGGAGAAGAAAGcaggaaagaaacaaacaaaaag TTGTCACCTTTGTCAACATTGGAATCATCTTTCGAAGCACTCAATGTAAAGAAGTTTGACG CTGCATTTGTCGTGGATCCACTCTATCGCCAGACAACAGCAAAATTTGATGAAGGTGGAGCCAAGGGTCTTTTAATGAATAATCTTGGTGTATACGGTGGATGTAGGGTGCTCTTTGATTCACTAGAAGTTCCTGCGAAGTGTATggcaaaacaaaatcaatctgATATTTCAGATACTATCGATCTTTCTTTTGTCAAAG ATTGTATCGAGCAGATGGTGTTGGACATGCGTGTGAAGGATGAAATTTCTCCAACTCTGACGACTATAGTAAACTTATTTGATGAAAGTAACAGAAGGCCCACTGATGTTCAACATCACGACAATAATTTAGCTGAAGATCTCGACACTTCTTTTAATAATGAAAGTGGTTTTGACAGAGAAGAATATGAGAACAGCAATGCCTGGAGTGACGATCACGATGACCATATGGTTGTTGCCGATGTAGGCTATAATGATGATGCAGATCCAAGTTTTCCCAATTTCCCCCag GACAGCGATGGGCCATTTCCCTCTCCAGACGCTGATATGGATGACAGATTTGACAGTGTTGACGGATATTTGTTTTTGAGTCTGGGTCTTAATTCTAAGCAAAACGCATGGGCAGGCCCAGATCATTGGAAGTATCGTAAATCCAAAG AGGTTCATCCTACTTCCGAAGATGGGTCGACCCTAAAAAGTAGGCAGCCAAAGAGTAAGAGACAGGCTGAAGTTGAATTAAATTTCACAAATTCTCTTGAGAAGGAAATGctagatatattttcttctccCAAGAATCCCAAATCGTTACTACTCCCCGAAAGCAAATTGCCCTGCAATACAAAACTTCCCGAGGACTGCCACTATCAGCCAGAGGATCTTGTCAAGTTGTTCCTTCTGTCTAATGTGAAG TGTCTCGGGAGGAGGGCAAACAGGTTTCCAG ACGGAGCTAGAGAACAATCCAATGAATATGAATCATTCCCTACTTGGGACAATGGAAGTGTTGGTGGGGATGACTTTGGTGACTACGGAGGTGATCTTCATAGTGATGTGGAGGACTCCAACACTCTTATTAGTCAGCCTCGCCAG GTCAATAAAATTGAAGTCCAGTATGACAAGACTTCCAAACAAGTTGATGTTCATGCACTAAAAATTACTATTTGGGACCATGTTCAAGAATCTGTTAAACTTCCTTCACAG GGTCAAAAAGATACCTTATCTTTCAGGAATATGCTGGCGACCTTTCCTAGCGAATGCAATGCTGCTGCAACCGTTAGTGACATCTCTCCTCACTTGTGCTTCATATGTCTATTGCATTTGGCAAACGAGAAAGGATTGAGCATTCAAAACTGCTCCAACTTAGATGATCTTACCATATTCCTTCCACACGTTGCTGACTCTGTAAGGGGCACAGTTTAG
- the LOC106756579 gene encoding outer envelope protein 61 produces MFNGMMDPDLIRIAQEQMSRMSPAELARIQQQMMSNPELMRMASESMKNMSSEDFKLAAEQLKHTRPEEMAEIGEKMANASPDEVAAMRSRVDAQIKYQLSAAEMLKKQGNELHSQGKFSEALKKYTLAKENIKEIPSFQSRKLLLACSLNLMSCYLKTRQYNECIKEGSEVLAYDATNLKALYRRGQAYKELGRLNDAVSDLSKAQEVSPDDDTVAELLRDTKEKLTMGGGEQLTSGLVIEEITEEVEDVPPKSSLEQTALQKKSGDTSKSTSTANNRNSKSNADSLDALRKDPEAVRSFQNFIQNTNPATLASLNAGQFKDVSPDMIKTTSDVISKMSPDELQKMLDMASSFQGDNQFLRGGPPDSFNPGSMPPNVTPDMFKAASDMISKMPADDLKKMFEMASSLKGKESIPSAAAVDEIQRNVHQSNIPSSSTSETSHFGESSSSHNVFSNMRSASQSNFPSSSPDLQEQMRNQMKDPAMRQMFTSMIKNMSPEMMANMGEQFGVKLSPEEAAKAQKAVSSMSPESLDKMMLWADRIQRGVESARKTKNWLLGKPGMIFAICMLILAIILHRLGFIGG; encoded by the exons ATGTTCAACGGCATGATGGATCCCGATTTGATTAGAATCGCTCAGGAGCAGATGAGTCGCATGTCACCTGCTGAGTTGGCTCGGATCCAACAACAG ATGATGTCTAATCCAGAGCTGATGAGGATGGCCTCGGAGAGCATGAAGAACATGAGTTCTGAAGACTTTAAACTTGCTGCTGAGCAGCTAAAGCATACTCGTCCAGAAGAAATGGCTGAGATTGGTGAAAAGATGGCCAATGCGTCTCCTGATGAAGTGGCGGCAATGCGATCCCGGGTTGATGCCCAGATCAAATATCAGTTGAGTGCAGCTGAGATGTTGAAGAAGCAG GGCAATGAACTTCATAGTCAAGGAAAGTTCAGTGAAGCTTTGAAGAAGTATACGCTT gCTAAAGAAAACATCAAAGAGATTCCATCTTTCCAAAGTAGAAAGCTTCTTTTGGCATGTTCTCTCAACTTGATGTCCTGTTACTTGAAGACAAGGCAGTATAATGAGTGCATAAAAGAAGGTTCTGAG GTTTTGGCATATGACGCAACGAACCTTAAGGCTCTTTATCGAAGAGGTCAAGCATATAAGGAACTAGGTCGACTAAAT GATGCTGTTTCTGATCTGAGCAAGGCGCAGGAAGTGTCCCCTGATGATGATACAGTTGCAGAGCTTTTACG GGATACCAAGGAAAAATTGACAATGGGAGGTGGTGAGCAATTGACAAGTG GACTAGTAATCGAAGAAATAACTGAAGAAGTCGAGGATGTACCACCTAAAAGCTCTTTGGAACAAACAGCCCTTCAAAAAAAATCTGGTGACACCTCTAAGAGTACAAGTACAGCTAACAAtagaaattcaaaatcaaatgcAGACAGCTTAGATGCACTGAGAAAGGATCCTGAAGCTGTCAG GTCATTCCAGAACTTCATTCAAAACACAAATCCTGCCACGCTGGCTTCTTTGAATGCTGGACAATTCAAAGATGTGTCCCCAGATATGATCAAAACCACCTCTGATGTAATTAGTAAGATGTCACCTGATGAACTGCAAAAAATGCTTGATATGGCTTCTTCATTTCAAGGGGACAACCAATTTTTAAGAGGAGGTCCCCCTGATTCTTTTAACCCAGGATCAATGCCTCCCAATGTGACACCTGACATGTTTAAAGCAGCAAGTGATATGATAAGTAAAATGCCAGCTGATGACCTCAAGAAGATGTTTGAAATGGCATCATCACTAAAAGGGAAAGAATCTATTCCATCCGCAGCAGCAGTAGACGAGATCCAAAGAAATGTTCATCAGTCAAACATCCCATCATCAAGTACTAGTGAAACTAGTCATTTTGGGGAATCAAGTTCTTCTCATAATGTGTTTTCAAATATGAGAAGCGCTTCTCAGTCAAACTTTCCTTCTTCCAGTCCTGATCTACAAGAGCAGATGAGAAACCAGATGAAAGATCCAGCCATGCGGCAG ATGTTCACATCCATGATTAAAAATATGAGCCCGGAAATGATGGCAAACATGGGTGAACAATTTGGTGTTAAGCTTTCACCAGAAGAGGCAGCAAAAGCTCAGAAAGCTGTCTCATCCATGTCACCAGAGAGCTTGGATAAAATG ATGCTTTGGGCAGACAGGATTCAAAGAGGAGTTGAATCTGCAAGAAAGACAAAGAACTGGCTGCTAGGGAAGCCTGGGATGATCTTTGCAATATGCATGCTCATTTTGGCTATCATTCTTCACCGGTTAGGCTTCATTGGTGGCTAG
- the LOC106755787 gene encoding uncharacterized protein LOC106755787, with translation MVHQVVLPPKPVQNRRRRGVGEAAGGGAAECAAVCCCFPCVVVHIAVLAVYKVPKKLVLKAARKRRHGLLRNNKNNDDNNSSSINPLVVNKGNDIVVLHPHRASSVDLWSYGVEDTRLEEFFRQLPENEMDEDEEGFEKEMWARFAGTGSGGASLSANRNSEPDRSSLCTYKIRRLP, from the coding sequence ATGGTCCACCAAGTCGTCCTCCCTCCGAAGCCGGTGCAAAACCGCCGGAGGCGTGGCGTTGGCGAGGCGGCCGGGGGAGGCGCGGCTGAGTGCGCCGCCGTGTGTTGCTGCTTCCCGTGCGTGGTCGTCCACATCGCCGTGCTAGCCGTCTACAAGGTCCCCAAGAAGCTTGTCCTTAAAGCCGCGCGCAAGAGACGACATGGTTTGCTAAGGAACAACAAGAACAACGATGATAACAACAGCAGCAGCATCAACCCTCTTGTCGTAAACAAGGGCAATGATATCGTGGTGTTGCACCCGCACAGGGCTAGCAGTGTCGATTTGTGGAGCTACGGCGTGGAAGACACGCGCTTGGAGGAGTTTTTTAGGCAATTACCGGAGAACGAGATGGACGAGGATGAAGAGGGGTTCGAGAAGGAGATGTGGGCCCGGTTCGCCGGAACCGGTTCTGGCGGAGCGAGTCTCAGCGCCAACCGTAACTCTGAACCGGACCGGTCCAGCCTTTGCACATATAAGATAAGAAGATTACCATAA
- the LOC106756214 gene encoding uncharacterized protein LOC106756214: MAMNQSKAVLLRVSLVVVALCIAGYIVGPPLYWHFVEGLAAVSHSSPSACAPCVCDCSSQPILSIPQGLSNTSFGDCAKSDPEVSGDTEKNFAELLTEELKLRENQAMENQQHADMALLEAKKFASQYQKEADKCNSGMETCEEAREKSELALVEQKKLTALWELRARQKGWKEGLAKSHARSQGKVQSS; encoded by the exons atggCTATGAACCAATCAAAGGCTGTGTTGCTGAGAGTGAGTTTGGTGGTGGTGGCTCTCTGCATAGCAGGATACATAGTGGGTCCCCCTCTCTACTGGCATTTCGTTGAAGGTTTGGCTGCAGTCAGCCACTCTTCTCCTTCTGCTTGTGCCCCCTGCGTCTGTGATTGCTCTTCTCAACCTATTCTTTCCATTCCTCAAG GTCTGAGCAACACTTCCTTTGGAG ATTGTGCAAAGTCTGATCCAGAAGTGAGTGGAGACACTGAGAAAAACTTTGCAGAGCTATTGACAGAGGAACTGAAGCTGCGGGAGAACCAAGCCATGGAAAATCAGCAACATGCTGACATGGCACTGCTTGAGGCAAAGAAGTTTGCATCACAGTATCAGAAGGAAGCTGACAAGTGCAATTCAGGGATGGAAACTTGCGAAGAAGCTAGGGAGAAGTCTGAGTTGGCATTAGTGGAGCAGAAGAAGCTAACTGCATTGTGGGAACTTAGAGCACGTCAGAAAGGGTGGAAGGAAGGGCTTGCTAAATCTCATGCACGCTCTCAAGGAAAAGTGCAGAGTTCTTAG
- the LOC106755210 gene encoding condensin complex subunit 2 isoform X1 produces MAETLSPNPLVGQKQRFRIQSPTSTFFLGSNNDQLERAEARAARAAAIRRKSLGFSQPLLANSDPCLNKQQILDLFQNCIKLASENKINQKNTWELNLIDHLTDIIKAEQEDDSETNFQKASCTLEAGVKIYSLRVDSVHSEAYKVLGGMNRAGQEAEQDASLDGANIDSGGEESRKETNKKLSPLSTLESSFEALNVKKFDAAFVVDPLYRQTTAKFDEGGAKGLLMNNLGVYGGCRVLFDSLEVPAKCMAKQNQSDISDTIDLSFVKDCIEQMVLDMRVKDEISPTLTTIVNLFDESNRRPTDVQHHDNNLAEDLDTSFNNESGFDREEYENSNAWSDDHDDHMVVADVGYNDDADPSFPNFPQDSDGPFPSPDADMDDRFDSVDGYLFLSLGLNSKQNAWAGPDHWKYRKSKASEVHPTSEDGSTLKSRQPKSKRQAEVELNFTNSLEKEMLDIFSSPKNPKSLLLPESKLPCNTKLPEDCHYQPEDLVKLFLLSNVKCLGRRANRFPDGAREQSNEYESFPTWDNGSVGGDDFGDYGGDLHSDVEDSNTLISQPRQVNKIEVQYDKTSKQVDVHALKITIWDHVQESVKLPSQGQKDTLSFRNMLATFPSECNAAATVSDISPHLCFICLLHLANEKGLSIQNCSNLDDLTIFLPHVADSVRGTV; encoded by the exons ATGGCGGAAACCCTAAGCCCCAACCCATTGGTGGGTCAGAAGCAGAGGTTCCGCATTCAGTCCCCCACCAGCACCTTCTTCTTGGGCTCCAACAACGACCAGCTCGAGCGGGCCGAGGCCCGCGCGGCCCGCGCAGCCGCCATCCGCCGCAAGAGCCTCGGCTTCAGCCAACCTCTTTTGGCCAACTCGGATCCCTGCCTCAACAAACAGCAAATCCTCGATTTGTTCCAAAACTGCATCAAACTAGCCAGCGAGAAT AAAATTAATCAGAAAAATACATGGGAGTTGAACCTGATCGATCACCTTACTGATATCATCAAGGCCGAACAAGAAGATGACTCGGAGACTAATTTTCAAAAA GCAAGCTGCACTCTTGAGGCTGGAGtcaaaatttattcattaagaGTAGATTCAGTGCATTCTGAGGCATATAAAGTTCTTGGTGGGATGAATAGAGCAGGCCAAGAAGCTGAGCAAG ACGCTAGCCTGGATGGTGCTAATATTGACAGTGGAGGAGAAGAAAGcaggaaagaaacaaacaaaaag TTGTCACCTTTGTCAACATTGGAATCATCTTTCGAAGCACTCAATGTAAAGAAGTTTGACG CTGCATTTGTCGTGGATCCACTCTATCGCCAGACAACAGCAAAATTTGATGAAGGTGGAGCCAAGGGTCTTTTAATGAATAATCTTGGTGTATACGGTGGATGTAGGGTGCTCTTTGATTCACTAGAAGTTCCTGCGAAGTGTATggcaaaacaaaatcaatctgATATTTCAGATACTATCGATCTTTCTTTTGTCAAAG ATTGTATCGAGCAGATGGTGTTGGACATGCGTGTGAAGGATGAAATTTCTCCAACTCTGACGACTATAGTAAACTTATTTGATGAAAGTAACAGAAGGCCCACTGATGTTCAACATCACGACAATAATTTAGCTGAAGATCTCGACACTTCTTTTAATAATGAAAGTGGTTTTGACAGAGAAGAATATGAGAACAGCAATGCCTGGAGTGACGATCACGATGACCATATGGTTGTTGCCGATGTAGGCTATAATGATGATGCAGATCCAAGTTTTCCCAATTTCCCCCag GACAGCGATGGGCCATTTCCCTCTCCAGACGCTGATATGGATGACAGATTTGACAGTGTTGACGGATATTTGTTTTTGAGTCTGGGTCTTAATTCTAAGCAAAACGCATGGGCAGGCCCAGATCATTGGAAGTATCGTAAATCCAAAG CCTCAGAGGTTCATCCTACTTCCGAAGATGGGTCGACCCTAAAAAGTAGGCAGCCAAAGAGTAAGAGACAGGCTGAAGTTGAATTAAATTTCACAAATTCTCTTGAGAAGGAAATGctagatatattttcttctccCAAGAATCCCAAATCGTTACTACTCCCCGAAAGCAAATTGCCCTGCAATACAAAACTTCCCGAGGACTGCCACTATCAGCCAGAGGATCTTGTCAAGTTGTTCCTTCTGTCTAATGTGAAG TGTCTCGGGAGGAGGGCAAACAGGTTTCCAG ACGGAGCTAGAGAACAATCCAATGAATATGAATCATTCCCTACTTGGGACAATGGAAGTGTTGGTGGGGATGACTTTGGTGACTACGGAGGTGATCTTCATAGTGATGTGGAGGACTCCAACACTCTTATTAGTCAGCCTCGCCAG GTCAATAAAATTGAAGTCCAGTATGACAAGACTTCCAAACAAGTTGATGTTCATGCACTAAAAATTACTATTTGGGACCATGTTCAAGAATCTGTTAAACTTCCTTCACAG GGTCAAAAAGATACCTTATCTTTCAGGAATATGCTGGCGACCTTTCCTAGCGAATGCAATGCTGCTGCAACCGTTAGTGACATCTCTCCTCACTTGTGCTTCATATGTCTATTGCATTTGGCAAACGAGAAAGGATTGAGCATTCAAAACTGCTCCAACTTAGATGATCTTACCATATTCCTTCCACACGTTGCTGACTCTGTAAGGGGCACAGTTTAG